One part of the Eptesicus fuscus isolate TK198812 chromosome 2, DD_ASM_mEF_20220401, whole genome shotgun sequence genome encodes these proteins:
- the ASB13 gene encoding ankyrin repeat and SOCS box protein 13, with amino-acid sequence MTTTWRWPRVPRGAPAGPGNYNSRRSRPSPQEALVPSTVTRIRSWGCVTASGMESRTADGCFLGDVGFWVERTPVHEAAHRGEALELQQLIESGACVNQVTVDSITPLHTASLQGQAQCVQLLLAAGAQVDARNIDGSTPLCDACASGSIECVKLLLSYGAKVNPPLYTASPLHEACMSGSSECVRLLIDVGANLEAHDCHFGTPLHVACAREHLDCVKVLLNAGANVNAAKLHETALHHAAKVKNVDLIEMLIEFGGNIYARDNRGKKPSDYTWSSSAPAKCFEHYEKTPLTLSQLCRVSLRKATGVRGLEKIAKLNIPSRLIDYLSYN; translated from the exons ATGACCACGACGTGGCGCTGGCCCCGAGTCCCGCGAGGCGCGCCCGCAGGACCAGGGAACTACAACTCCCGACGCTCACGGCCATCTCCGCAGGAGGCCCTTGTCCCCAGCACAGTCACCCGGATACGGAGCTGGGGGTGCGTGACAGCCAGCGGCATGGAGTCCCGGACTGCAGACGGCTGCTTCCTGGGCGACGTGG GTTTCTGGGTAGAGCGCACCCCTGTGCACGAGGCTGCCCATCGTGGTGAGGCCTTGGAGCTGCAGCAGCTGATCGAGAGTGGCGCCTGTGTCAACCAGGTCACAGTGGACTCCATCACACCCCTGCACACAGCCAGTCTTCAGGGCCAGGCACAGTgtgtgcagctgctgctggctgctggggcccAG GTGGATGCTCGGAACATCGATGGTAGTACCCCCCTCTGCGATGCTTGTGCCTCTGGCAGCATCGAGTGTGTGAAGCTATTGCTCTCCTATGGGGCCAAGGTCAACCCACCCTTGTACACAGCCTCTCCGCTGCACGAGGCCTGCATGAGCG GAAGTTCCGAATGTGTGAGGCTTCTAATTGATGTTGGGGCCAATTTAGAAGCACACGATTGCCATTTTGGGACCCCTCTGCACGTTGCTTGTGCCCGGGAGCATCTGGACTGTGTCAAAGTGCTGCTCAATGCAG GGGCCAATGTGAATGCAGCAAAGCTTCACGAGACAGCCCTTCATCACGCGGCCAAGGTGAAGAATGTGGACCTCATTGAGATGCTGATTGAGTTTGGAGGCAACATCTATGCACGAGACAACCGGGGGAAGAAGCCCTCCGACTACACGTGGAGTAGCAGTGCCCCTGCCAAGTGCTTTGAGCACTATGAAA AGACACCGCTAACCCTGTCACAGCTCTGCAGGGTGAGCTTGAGGAAGGCCACCGGTGTCCGAGGGCTGGAGAAAATCGCCAAGCTGAACATCCCTTCCCGGCTCATCGATTACCTTTCCTACAACTGA